Proteins from one Alphaproteobacteria bacterium genomic window:
- a CDS encoding dipeptidase, with amino-acid sequence MTAAAALHGETLVIDGLVVSNWGPDVFRSMQAGGLTAANCTCSVWENTADTRANVARWRDWFEAHDDLILPVCGVADIHAAKAAGKVGIILGFQNTSAFEDRLERVAEFKETGVGIAQITYNTQNLAGSGSYETRDGGLSDFGREMVAEMNRVGMLCDLSHVGPVTSRDVIEVSERPVAYTHCLPAGLRSHPRNKSDDELRFMASRGGFVGVTMFPPFLARGTEATLVDVVAAIDYVIALIGEDCVGIGTDMTQGYGDDFFEWITRDKGYARKLTEFGEISFPDGFASLADYPALTAAMLASGWSEAKTRKVLGENWLRFLKEVWQA; translated from the coding sequence GTGACGGCCGCCGCCGCCCTGCACGGGGAGACGCTCGTCATTGACGGGCTGGTGGTCTCCAACTGGGGCCCAGATGTTTTTCGTTCCATGCAGGCTGGTGGGCTCACCGCAGCCAACTGCACCTGTTCGGTGTGGGAAAACACGGCAGACACCCGCGCCAACGTGGCGCGCTGGCGGGATTGGTTCGAGGCTCATGACGACCTCATCCTGCCGGTGTGTGGGGTCGCGGACATCCATGCTGCCAAGGCTGCCGGTAAGGTCGGGATCATTCTCGGCTTCCAGAACACCTCGGCCTTTGAGGACCGCCTGGAGCGGGTGGCGGAGTTTAAAGAGACAGGCGTTGGTATCGCCCAGATCACCTACAACACCCAGAACCTGGCCGGCAGCGGCAGTTACGAGACGCGCGACGGCGGGCTGTCGGATTTTGGCCGCGAGATGGTGGCCGAAATGAACCGCGTAGGTATGCTCTGCGATCTAAGCCATGTCGGTCCGGTCACCTCACGCGACGTCATTGAGGTCTCTGAGCGGCCTGTCGCCTACACCCACTGCCTACCCGCCGGCCTGCGGTCGCATCCGCGTAACAAGAGCGATGATGAACTGCGCTTCATGGCGTCCCGTGGCGGCTTCGTCGGCGTCACCATGTTTCCGCCCTTCCTCGCCCGCGGCACCGAGGCCACCCTTGTCGACGTGGTGGCGGCGATCGATTACGTTATCGCGCTGATAGGTGAGGACTGCGTCGGCATTGGCACCGACATGACGCAAGGCTATGGCGACGATTTCTTCGAGTGGATCACCCGCGATAAGGGCTACGCGCGCAAGCTGACGGAGTTTGGCGAGATCAGCTTCCCGGACGGCTTTGCCTCGCTCGCCGACTACCCGGCGCTGACCGCCGCCATGCTGGCCTCCGGCTGGTCAGAGGCCAAGACCCGTAAGGTGCTCGGCGAAAACTGGCTGCGCTTTCTGAAAGAGGTTTGGCAGGCATAG
- a CDS encoding ABC transporter substrate-binding protein → MKTGITLIAVLAAAIGPLATAAADQGVSDDEVVIGTHQDLSGPITFWGVPVRNGMVMAVEEINTAGGIHGRSLKLVVEDSGYDPKKAVLATQKLLNRDEIFVMAGAMGTPTVLASMPLVLRQGLAHVFPLTAAKQMYEPFDKLKFALFAPYYHAMRAGTKWMVENHGKTRVCALYQDDEFGLNGHRGVVAQLEAMGMALVETTTYKRGATDFSSQIARLRAAECDLVTLQSVIRETVGSMAEARKIGWDVDFLVNQAGYAPEVVMLGKEVVEGLYAMGMTPIPDYDSASTDVQAWMDRYRERFDADANIQAVAGYQVIQLTALGMQNAGPDLSTDSFVAGLEKIQGYTDMFGAAPASFGPERRLAAETVFVNRVEGGRWVQLTEPIGF, encoded by the coding sequence ATGAAAACAGGTATCACGCTAATCGCCGTTCTGGCTGCGGCTATTGGGCCGCTTGCTACAGCCGCTGCGGACCAGGGTGTCAGCGACGACGAGGTCGTAATCGGGACACATCAGGATCTCAGTGGTCCGATCACCTTCTGGGGCGTGCCGGTGCGTAACGGCATGGTCATGGCGGTCGAGGAGATCAACACCGCTGGTGGCATCCACGGCCGCTCACTCAAGCTGGTAGTGGAAGATTCTGGCTACGATCCAAAAAAGGCGGTGCTAGCGACCCAGAAGCTACTCAATCGAGATGAGATCTTCGTCATGGCCGGCGCTATGGGTACGCCGACAGTCCTCGCCTCGATGCCACTCGTGTTGCGACAGGGCCTGGCGCATGTTTTCCCGTTGACCGCGGCGAAGCAGATGTACGAGCCTTTCGACAAGCTCAAGTTCGCTCTCTTTGCCCCCTACTATCACGCCATGCGTGCGGGCACGAAGTGGATGGTAGAAAACCACGGTAAGACCCGCGTCTGCGCGCTCTACCAGGACGACGAGTTCGGTCTCAACGGGCATCGCGGCGTCGTCGCCCAGCTCGAGGCGATGGGCATGGCACTGGTTGAGACCACCACCTACAAGCGCGGTGCCACGGACTTCTCGAGTCAGATTGCCCGCCTGCGCGCCGCCGAATGCGACTTGGTGACGTTGCAGTCAGTTATCCGCGAGACCGTTGGCTCAATGGCTGAGGCGCGTAAGATCGGCTGGGATGTCGACTTCTTGGTCAATCAGGCGGGCTACGCGCCCGAGGTGGTGATGCTCGGCAAGGAGGTCGTCGAAGGGCTCTACGCCATGGGCATGACGCCGATCCCCGATTACGACAGCGCCAGCACCGACGTGCAGGCTTGGATGGATCGCTACAGAGAGCGCTTCGATGCCGATGCCAACATCCAGGCGGTAGCTGGCTACCAGGTGATTCAGCTGACCGCGCTCGGCATGCAGAATGCCGGTCCCGATCTCTCCACCGATAGCTTCGTTGCCGGGCTCGAGAAAATCCAGGGCTATACGGACATGTTCGGCGCTGCGCCCGCCAGCTTCGGGCCCGAGCGCCGGCTCGCCGCGGAGACGGTTTTCGTCAACCGGGTCGAGGGTGGACGCTGGGTGCAGCTTACCGAGCCGATCGGGTTCTGA
- a CDS encoding aminotransferase class V-fold PLP-dependent enzyme, with amino-acid sequence MTERKAAAARGRQFLHTPGPTMMPPRILRAMDRAAVDHRGPEFRALAMRCLTGLKDVYCTKSPVVIFPSAGHGAWEAALVNTVAPGERVLMAETGAFSHMWKAMAESYGIAVDSLPGDWLHGANPDAICTALTDDRAHAIKAVAIVHNETSTGITSRLAEIRQAMDAAQHPALLLADTISSAASIDFRMDDWGVDVTIGGSQKGLMLPPGLSFNAIGPKAWHASQVVERPRNYFDWRQVLPDGTNPAFPCTPAMSLMFGLTEALDMLEEEGLEVCFARHARLADAVRAAVTGWGYTLVPQDAREHSNSVTAFFLPENVDADAFRKHCLNSYNLVLAGGLMKLAGRVIRIGHLGDLNEAMILGTLATVELALGTAGVPHESGGVAAAIDFLAGKSDG; translated from the coding sequence ATGACCGAGCGCAAGGCCGCCGCAGCCCGGGGCCGGCAGTTCCTGCATACGCCGGGACCGACCATGATGCCACCACGCATTCTGCGCGCCATGGACCGAGCGGCGGTCGATCATCGCGGGCCCGAGTTCCGGGCTCTGGCAATGCGCTGTCTGACGGGGCTCAAGGATGTCTATTGCACGAAATCACCCGTGGTAATTTTCCCATCCGCCGGGCATGGCGCATGGGAGGCAGCGCTGGTCAACACCGTCGCACCCGGCGAGCGCGTGCTGATGGCCGAAACCGGCGCCTTCTCGCACATGTGGAAAGCAATGGCGGAGAGCTACGGCATCGCCGTCGACTCCCTGCCGGGCGACTGGCTCCACGGCGCCAACCCTGACGCCATCTGCACGGCACTGACGGACGACCGAGCGCATGCCATCAAAGCGGTTGCCATCGTGCACAACGAGACTTCCACGGGAATCACCAGCCGGCTTGCCGAGATCCGCCAAGCCATGGACGCGGCACAGCACCCCGCCCTGCTGCTAGCCGACACCATCTCGTCAGCCGCGTCGATCGATTTCCGCATGGACGACTGGGGCGTCGATGTGACGATCGGCGGCTCGCAAAAGGGTCTGATGCTCCCGCCCGGCCTGAGCTTCAATGCCATCGGTCCAAAGGCGTGGCACGCCTCGCAGGTTGTCGAGCGGCCACGCAATTATTTCGACTGGCGCCAGGTGCTGCCCGACGGTACCAATCCGGCTTTTCCCTGCACCCCCGCCATGAGCCTGATGTTCGGTCTGACGGAAGCGCTCGACATGCTGGAAGAAGAAGGGCTTGAGGTCTGCTTCGCCCGCCATGCGCGCCTTGCCGACGCCGTACGTGCAGCCGTTACAGGCTGGGGCTATACGCTGGTTCCACAGGACGCGCGCGAGCATTCCAACTCGGTCACGGCATTCTTCCTACCGGAAAACGTAGACGCCGACGCGTTCCGCAAGCATTGTCTAAACAGCTATAATCTAGTGCTTGCCGGCGGCTTGATGAAGCTGGCCGGACGTGTGATTCGCATCGGCCATCTTGGTGACCTCAACGAGGCAATGATCCTCGGCACCCTGGCTACGGTCGAGCTGGCGCTCGGCACTGCGGGTGTACCTCATGAGTCAGGTGGTGTTGCCGCCGCAATCGATTTTCTTGCAGGAAAGAGCGATGGATGA
- a CDS encoding acetyl-CoA C-acyltransferase: MAEDPIVIVGMARTPMGSFQGTLAACSAAELGAVAVSGALERAGIAAGDVDEVVMGCVLQAGQGQAPARQASIGAGIPNSTGATTVNKMCGSGMRATMFGHDMLAAGTADVVVSGGLESMTNAPYLLPKARGGLRMGHAEVKDHMFLDGLEDAYDKGKLMGVFAENTAEKYQFSREDQDQFAIRSLDRGKTANEDGSFAAEMVPVTVKTRKNEMVVERDEQPFSADTSKIPNLRPAFKKDGTVTAANSSSISDGASALVMMRCSEAEKRGLTPLATIVAHTVNAHEPEWFTTAPVGAITKVLGKAGWSKDEVDLWEINEAFAVVTMAAMKEHALSPDIVNIHGGACAMGHPIGSSGSRIIATLIGAMQKHNLKKGVATLCIGGGEATAMAIERAA, encoded by the coding sequence ATGGCTGAAGATCCGATCGTCATTGTGGGCATGGCGCGCACGCCGATGGGCAGCTTTCAAGGAACGTTGGCGGCCTGCTCGGCGGCCGAACTTGGTGCGGTTGCCGTTTCCGGCGCGCTGGAGCGCGCGGGAATCGCGGCGGGCGATGTCGACGAGGTGGTGATGGGCTGCGTGTTGCAGGCGGGCCAGGGCCAGGCGCCTGCGCGCCAGGCTTCGATCGGCGCCGGCATTCCCAATTCTACGGGCGCGACCACGGTCAACAAGATGTGCGGCTCCGGCATGCGCGCGACCATGTTCGGCCATGACATGCTTGCCGCCGGCACTGCTGACGTGGTGGTCTCGGGCGGCCTTGAGAGTATGACCAACGCGCCGTATTTGCTGCCTAAAGCCCGTGGTGGCCTCCGCATGGGCCACGCCGAGGTCAAGGACCATATGTTCCTCGATGGCCTTGAGGATGCTTACGACAAGGGCAAGCTGATGGGCGTTTTTGCCGAGAACACGGCGGAGAAATATCAGTTCAGCCGCGAAGACCAAGATCAGTTTGCCATCCGCTCGCTGGACCGCGGAAAGACCGCCAACGAGGACGGTTCTTTCGCCGCCGAGATGGTGCCGGTAACCGTCAAGACCAGAAAAAACGAGATGGTGGTCGAGCGCGACGAGCAGCCGTTTAGCGCCGACACCAGCAAGATTCCCAATCTGCGCCCGGCCTTCAAAAAGGATGGCACGGTGACTGCGGCCAATTCGAGCTCGATCTCGGACGGCGCCAGCGCGCTGGTAATGATGCGCTGCTCCGAGGCTGAGAAGCGTGGGTTGACGCCGCTCGCCACCATCGTTGCCCACACCGTCAACGCGCACGAGCCCGAGTGGTTCACCACGGCGCCCGTCGGCGCCATCACCAAGGTGCTGGGAAAGGCCGGCTGGTCCAAGGACGAAGTCGATCTCTGGGAGATCAACGAGGCCTTCGCGGTGGTCACTATGGCAGCAATGAAGGAGCATGCGCTGTCCCCCGACATCGTTAATATCCACGGTGGCGCTTGCGCCATGGGCCACCCCATCGGCTCCTCGGGCTCACGCATCATTGCAACGCTGATTGGCGCTATGCAAAAGCACAACCTCAAGAAGGGAGTTGCAACCTTGTGTATTGGTGGTGGCGAGGCGACGGCGATGGCGATCGAACGGGCTGCGTAA
- a CDS encoding long-chain fatty acid--CoA ligase → MEAQEAVALGKDREHTVATLFREKVREGGDAVALREKHLGIWRSISWREFGARARALGLGLVSLGLELGDKVCVLSENNPEWLYADFGAICAGGVVSGIYPTDAPNQVAYIVENCEAKFLFVEDDEQLDKALEARDDMPNLIRIIVFDMEGLHELEDALVMSLDDLFVLGETLHQEDAALWDWRIDQAKSEDLAILVYTSGTTGPPKGAMISHHNLIYQAVNFTPLLPAEPGDDRLSFLPLCHIAERGMAYISLYARITTNFAESVDTVAEDLREVQPRAVVAVPRIWEKFYSAITIAVGDATWLQKLAYGKAIEVGLAAVERELEGQKVPLGLRIKRKLAYWLVLKNIRRMIGVDRCKWLATGAAPIAPDLIKWYLALGLPMLEAYGQTESAGIATLATPDAIKLGTVGRTVPHAEIRISDEGEILIGGDIVFMGYYRNPEKTAETIRDGWLHTGDVGSLDNQGYVRITDRMKDIIITAGGKNITPSEIENQLKFSPYISDAVVIGDGRKFLSCLIMIDHDTVVKYAQDNAVPFTNFASLTRALEVVDLINAEVEAVNTKFARVETIKTFRLIDQQLDPEDEELTPTMKLKRSFVSSKYKTLIDEMYQAA, encoded by the coding sequence ATGGAAGCGCAAGAAGCTGTGGCGCTAGGGAAGGACAGGGAGCACACGGTTGCCACCCTGTTTCGCGAGAAGGTGCGCGAAGGTGGCGACGCGGTCGCGCTGCGCGAGAAGCACCTTGGCATCTGGCGCAGCATCAGCTGGCGCGAGTTCGGCGCGCGCGCGCGCGCTCTTGGCCTCGGCCTAGTCTCGCTTGGGCTTGAGCTTGGCGACAAGGTCTGCGTCCTGAGCGAGAACAATCCGGAATGGCTTTATGCCGATTTCGGGGCCATCTGCGCGGGTGGTGTGGTCTCAGGCATCTATCCCACAGACGCGCCCAACCAGGTTGCCTATATCGTCGAAAATTGTGAGGCCAAGTTCCTCTTTGTCGAGGATGACGAGCAGCTCGACAAGGCGCTCGAGGCACGCGACGACATGCCTAATCTGATCAGGATAATAGTTTTCGACATGGAGGGTTTGCACGAGCTTGAGGATGCTCTGGTGATGAGCCTTGACGACCTCTTCGTCCTTGGCGAGACGCTGCACCAGGAGGATGCGGCGCTTTGGGACTGGCGCATCGACCAAGCGAAGTCCGAGGACCTCGCCATCCTGGTCTACACTTCGGGTACCACGGGCCCACCGAAGGGGGCGATGATCAGTCACCACAATCTTATTTATCAGGCCGTCAACTTCACCCCGTTGCTGCCGGCTGAACCGGGCGATGACCGGCTATCTTTCCTACCGCTTTGCCACATTGCCGAGCGCGGCATGGCGTATATCTCGCTTTATGCCCGCATCACCACCAACTTCGCCGAGAGCGTCGATACAGTTGCCGAAGATCTGCGCGAGGTGCAGCCGCGCGCCGTGGTCGCGGTGCCACGAATCTGGGAGAAGTTTTATTCCGCGATCACCATTGCGGTGGGCGACGCGACCTGGTTGCAGAAGCTCGCCTACGGCAAGGCAATCGAGGTCGGGCTGGCTGCGGTCGAGCGCGAACTCGAAGGCCAGAAGGTACCGTTGGGCCTACGTATCAAGCGCAAGTTAGCCTACTGGCTGGTGTTGAAAAACATCCGCCGCATGATCGGCGTCGATCGCTGTAAATGGCTGGCCACGGGCGCCGCCCCCATCGCACCAGACCTGATCAAGTGGTATCTCGCGCTTGGCTTGCCGATGCTGGAGGCCTATGGCCAGACCGAGAGTGCCGGCATCGCCACGCTCGCGACGCCCGATGCCATCAAGCTCGGCACCGTGGGGCGTACGGTGCCGCATGCCGAGATCCGCATATCGGACGAGGGCGAGATCCTCATCGGCGGTGATATCGTCTTTATGGGCTATTATCGCAACCCGGAAAAGACCGCCGAGACGATCCGCGACGGCTGGCTGCACACCGGCGATGTCGGCAGCCTTGACAATCAAGGGTATGTACGGATCACCGACCGCATGAAAGACATTATTATCACCGCTGGCGGTAAGAACATCACACCATCCGAGATCGAAAACCAACTCAAGTTCAGCCCCTATATCTCGGATGCGGTGGTGATCGGCGACGGCCGTAAGTTTCTCTCATGCCTGATCATGATCGACCACGACACGGTCGTGAAATACGCCCAGGATAATGCCGTCCCCTTTACCAATTTTGCCAGCCTGACGCGCGCGCTTGAAGTGGTTGATCTGATCAACGCCGAGGTCGAGGCTGTGAATACAAAATTTGCCCGCGTTGAGACGATAAAGACCTTTCGTCTGATTGATCAGCAGCTCGACCCCGAGGACGAGGAGTTGACCCCGACCATGAAGCTCAAGCGCAGCTTCGTCAGCAGCAAGTACAAGACACTTATCGACGAGATGTATCAGGCCGCCTGA
- a CDS encoding amidase family protein encodes MDELIGLSACEAVEKLRLGEVSSLELIDAAEARIAKTDGTLNALPTLCLERAREHAKRIMAKAPSDAAPHYLHGLPIAVKDLVEVESVRTTHGSPIFAENISAFSDYLVQRLEANGAVVLAKSNTPELGAGSQTFNEVFGQTQNPWNGTLTPGGSSGGSAAALTAGQVWLATGSDLGGSLRNPASFCSVIGLRPSPGRIAHGPANLPFADMAVQGPMARNVADTALMLDAMVGQHADDPQSLPVPASPYADIKAVVPKRVAFSPDLGGIVPVTAEVRSAIARAAEAFANLGAEVVEACPDLSQARDTFHVLRALGFASGHGALLDNHRDLLKEEVVWNIEAGRALTSREISRAQLARSQIFHNATEFFADHDLLLCPAAVTPPFDSSIRWLEEVEGICLETYIDWLLICSAITLTSCPAISVPCAFSTDGRPIGAQMVAPPRREDQLIAAALAFEDAHNFAAMVPMDPR; translated from the coding sequence ATGGATGAGCTGATAGGCCTGAGCGCATGTGAGGCTGTCGAAAAACTACGCCTAGGCGAGGTCTCGTCGCTCGAGCTGATCGACGCGGCGGAAGCCCGTATTGCCAAGACCGACGGCACGCTCAACGCACTCCCGACACTATGCCTTGAGCGCGCACGCGAGCACGCCAAGCGCATCATGGCCAAGGCACCGAGTGACGCGGCACCACACTACCTACACGGCCTGCCCATCGCCGTGAAGGACCTGGTCGAAGTCGAGAGCGTACGCACCACCCACGGGTCGCCGATCTTTGCCGAGAATATCTCGGCCTTTTCCGACTACCTTGTCCAGCGCCTGGAAGCCAACGGCGCGGTGGTCCTCGCCAAGTCCAACACGCCGGAGCTTGGCGCCGGCTCGCAGACCTTCAACGAGGTCTTCGGGCAAACGCAGAACCCTTGGAATGGCACCTTGACGCCGGGCGGCTCATCGGGCGGCTCAGCAGCAGCGCTGACGGCGGGCCAGGTCTGGCTCGCCACAGGCAGCGATCTCGGCGGCAGCTTGCGCAATCCGGCCAGCTTCTGCTCGGTCATCGGCTTGCGCCCGAGCCCCGGCCGTATCGCCCACGGCCCGGCTAACCTACCTTTCGCGGACATGGCAGTGCAGGGCCCAATGGCGCGCAACGTCGCCGATACGGCGCTGATGCTCGACGCCATGGTCGGACAACATGCGGACGATCCACAGTCCCTACCCGTACCAGCAAGCCCATATGCCGATATCAAGGCCGTGGTGCCGAAGCGCGTCGCCTTCAGTCCAGATCTCGGCGGCATCGTGCCCGTGACGGCGGAAGTGCGCAGCGCCATCGCGCGAGCAGCAGAGGCCTTCGCCAATCTTGGCGCCGAAGTCGTGGAGGCCTGTCCAGATCTATCGCAAGCGCGCGATACCTTTCATGTGCTGCGCGCGCTGGGCTTCGCCTCAGGCCACGGCGCCCTGCTCGATAATCACCGCGATCTGCTCAAGGAGGAGGTGGTGTGGAACATCGAGGCGGGCCGCGCACTGACTAGCAGGGAGATCAGCCGGGCCCAACTCGCCCGTAGTCAGATCTTCCACAATGCCACGGAGTTTTTCGCAGACCATGACCTGCTGCTCTGCCCGGCTGCGGTAACGCCGCCGTTCGATAGCAGCATACGCTGGCTCGAGGAGGTCGAGGGCATCTGCTTAGAGACCTATATCGACTGGCTGTTGATTTGCTCGGCAATCACGCTCACGAGTTGCCCTGCCATTTCGGTCCCCTGTGCCTTCAGCACAGACGGCCGACCGATCGGCGCACAGATGGTAGCACCGCCACGGCGTGAGGACCAACTGATTGCCGCCGCGCTTGCCTTCGAAGACGCACACAACTTCGCCGCCATGGTGCCGATGGATCCGCGTTAG
- a CDS encoding acetoacetate--CoA ligase, giving the protein MTLSNDPQPLWQPSPERIKSANLTAFMAALRRDWSVDVADYAALWDFSVGDRETFWRAIWDFSGVIGDGPGNVAIENMDAMPGARFFPDARLNFAENLLRRRGAGDAIVFWGENKVKRRLSWDELHAATSLLAQALAADGISKGDVVAGFIPNLPEAVIAMLATTSLGATWTSCSPDFGDQGVLDRFSQTEPKLLFCADGYHYNGKSHESLARVATFAAELPTIERIVVVPYLGKSVDIDAVSLADYIAPYKADDIAYTRVPFNTPLYVMYSSGTTDKPKCIVHGVGGTLLQHLNEHRLLCDITPNERVFYFTTCGWMMWNWLVSALASEATLLLYDGAPFYPDANILFDYLEAEQATVLGTSAKYIDALAKANLDPKSTHNLGALRSVLSTGSPLLPESFDYVYAHIKDDVCLSSMCGGTDILGCFMAGNPTGPVWRGEIQARVLGMAMDVFDSSGRPIRGKKGELVCTKPFPSMPICFWDDVDGARYRAAYFARYPGVWHHGDYVELTQHDGVIVYGRSDATLNPGGVRIGTSEIYRQVEQIEAVAESIVISQDWDGDVRVVLFVKLRDGLTLDDDMAAEIRARIREGCTPRHVPAKVLQVADIPRTKSGKIVELAVREVVHGRTIKNIEALDNPQALDLYRDRVDLRD; this is encoded by the coding sequence ATGACCCTGTCAAACGATCCGCAGCCACTGTGGCAGCCCTCACCCGAGCGCATCAAGAGCGCGAATCTAACCGCCTTCATGGCCGCGCTGCGCCGCGACTGGAGCGTGGACGTGGCTGATTATGCAGCGCTGTGGGACTTCTCGGTCGGCGACCGCGAGACCTTCTGGCGGGCGATCTGGGACTTTAGCGGGGTCATCGGCGACGGGCCCGGCAATGTTGCGATCGAGAATATGGACGCCATGCCCGGCGCACGCTTCTTTCCGGACGCCAGGCTGAATTTTGCCGAGAACCTGCTGCGCCGTCGCGGCGCCGGCGACGCCATCGTCTTCTGGGGCGAGAATAAGGTAAAGCGGCGGCTGTCGTGGGATGAGTTGCACGCCGCGACCTCGCTCCTCGCCCAGGCACTGGCGGCTGACGGCATTAGCAAGGGTGACGTGGTGGCAGGCTTTATACCCAACCTGCCGGAGGCCGTCATTGCCATGCTCGCCACCACCTCGCTGGGTGCAACCTGGACCTCGTGCTCGCCCGATTTTGGCGACCAGGGAGTGCTCGACCGCTTCAGCCAGACTGAACCCAAGCTGCTGTTTTGCGCCGACGGCTATCACTACAACGGCAAAAGCCACGAATCGCTCGCCCGTGTCGCGACCTTCGCGGCCGAGCTGCCGACAATCGAGCGCATCGTCGTGGTACCCTATCTTGGCAAGTCGGTAGATATCGACGCGGTGTCGCTTGCCGACTACATCGCACCCTACAAGGCGGACGACATCGCCTACACCCGCGTGCCCTTCAATACGCCGCTTTACGTCATGTATTCCTCCGGTACCACGGACAAGCCCAAATGTATCGTGCACGGGGTCGGCGGCACACTTCTGCAGCACTTGAACGAGCATCGTTTGCTCTGCGACATAACACCGAACGAACGCGTGTTCTACTTCACCACCTGTGGTTGGATGATGTGGAACTGGCTAGTCTCGGCGTTGGCCTCAGAGGCAACGCTTCTGCTCTATGACGGCGCACCGTTCTATCCTGACGCTAATATCCTATTTGACTATCTAGAAGCTGAGCAAGCAACCGTGCTCGGCACCTCGGCGAAATATATAGACGCGCTAGCCAAGGCTAACCTTGACCCAAAATCGACGCATAATCTGGGGGCCTTGCGCTCGGTGCTCTCGACCGGATCACCCCTGTTACCGGAGAGCTTCGATTACGTCTACGCGCACATCAAGGACGACGTCTGTCTCTCGTCTATGTGCGGCGGCACAGACATTCTCGGTTGCTTCATGGCAGGCAATCCCACCGGCCCAGTTTGGCGTGGCGAGATCCAGGCACGCGTTCTGGGGATGGCAATGGACGTGTTCGACAGCTCCGGCCGGCCGATCCGCGGCAAGAAGGGCGAACTGGTCTGTACCAAGCCGTTTCCGTCGATGCCCATCTGCTTCTGGGATGATGTCGACGGCGCGCGCTATCGCGCCGCCTATTTCGCGCGCTATCCCGGCGTCTGGCACCATGGCGATTATGTCGAACTCACCCAGCACGACGGCGTGATCGTCTACGGTCGCTCGGATGCTACGTTGAACCCCGGCGGCGTGCGCATCGGCACGTCAGAGATATACCGGCAGGTCGAGCAGATTGAGGCAGTAGCGGAATCGATAGTCATCAGCCAGGACTGGGATGGCGACGTGCGCGTAGTGCTGTTCGTCAAGCTACGTGACGGCCTCACCCTCGACGACGACATGGCGGCGGAGATCAGGGCGCGTATCCGCGAGGGCTGCACGCCGCGGCACGTGCCGGCCAAGGTGCTGCAGGTAGCCGATATCCCGCGTACCAAGAGTGGCAAGATCGTCGAGCTTGCGGTGCGCGAGGTAGTACATGGCCGCACCATTAAGAACATCGAGGCGCTCGACAATCCGCAAGCGCTCGACCTCTATAGGGACCGTGTGGATCTGAGAGATTAA